One stretch of Schlesneria sp. DSM 10557 DNA includes these proteins:
- a CDS encoding PQQ-binding-like beta-propeller repeat protein: protein MISRRQVLSLVLFAVAGGVQQGLIAADWPTFRGADRTAFSQEKDLLQEWPAGGPKLLWKADGSGRGYTSPAISNGRIFLLGDSIADVSDSDEYLICLDLKDGKRLWVNKAGSAWKNGQPTWQSSRSTPTVDVDRVYALTADGELFCCNVETGKEIWRKDLKKDFGGVKADIWGYSESVEIDGNQLVCTPGGEKATMVALDKLTGNTLWSVVREGDRGAGHASIVKTDIGGVRVYVQTTGGGALGVRATDGKLLWSYPMEKTTAIIPTPIVKDDLVFAVAGYKRGGALLQQIPDGNGGVDIKEIYPLKPELGNKHGGVVLVGDYIYGDSEDSGIPFCAELKTGKVQWRKRGTGSGSIAMAAADGRLYLHYANGTMALAKADPNDYEEVGAFTVPGSGERPSWSHPVILDGKLYLREQNCVLCFDIREKNTDAKSSGN, encoded by the coding sequence ATGATTTCACGAAGACAGGTTTTGTCGCTGGTCTTGTTTGCCGTTGCCGGTGGAGTTCAGCAGGGTCTGATCGCGGCTGATTGGCCAACGTTCCGTGGTGCGGATCGAACCGCCTTCTCGCAAGAGAAAGATTTGCTCCAGGAATGGCCTGCGGGTGGACCGAAGCTGCTCTGGAAGGCGGATGGATCGGGCCGTGGTTACACCAGTCCGGCGATCTCCAATGGTCGAATCTTCCTGCTGGGTGACAGCATCGCCGATGTCTCAGATTCCGATGAATACCTGATCTGCCTGGACCTGAAGGATGGAAAACGCCTCTGGGTCAACAAGGCCGGCTCGGCCTGGAAGAACGGGCAGCCAACCTGGCAGAGCTCCCGCAGCACCCCCACAGTTGACGTCGACCGTGTTTACGCACTGACCGCCGACGGGGAACTGTTCTGCTGTAATGTTGAGACCGGAAAAGAAATCTGGCGTAAAGATTTGAAGAAGGACTTCGGCGGCGTCAAAGCCGATATCTGGGGTTACAGCGAGTCTGTGGAAATTGATGGTAATCAGCTCGTCTGCACACCAGGCGGCGAGAAAGCCACGATGGTTGCACTCGACAAACTGACGGGCAATACCCTCTGGTCGGTCGTCCGGGAAGGGGACCGCGGAGCGGGTCATGCATCGATCGTTAAGACAGACATCGGCGGTGTCCGGGTTTACGTTCAGACCACAGGGGGCGGCGCCCTTGGCGTTCGCGCGACCGATGGCAAACTGCTCTGGTCGTATCCGATGGAAAAAACCACCGCCATCATTCCGACTCCGATCGTTAAGGACGATCTGGTGTTCGCCGTTGCCGGTTACAAGCGCGGTGGCGCACTGCTCCAGCAGATTCCCGATGGCAACGGGGGAGTCGACATTAAAGAAATTTATCCTCTGAAGCCCGAACTGGGGAACAAGCACGGTGGTGTCGTTCTGGTTGGTGACTACATCTATGGAGACTCGGAAGACTCTGGAATCCCCTTCTGTGCCGAATTGAAGACGGGCAAGGTTCAATGGCGCAAGCGAGGAACCGGCAGCGGTTCGATCGCGATGGCCGCTGCCGATGGTCGACTGTACCTTCACTATGCCAACGGCACGATGGCTCTGGCGAAAGCCGACCCGAATGACTATGAGGAAGTCGGTGCATTCACGGTACCGGGCAGCGGCGAGCGTCCGAGTTGGTCGCATCCCGTGATTCTGGATGGGAAGCTCTACCTCAGAGAACAGAATTGCGTACTCTGCTTTGATATCCGCGAGAAGAATACGGACGCGAAATCCAGCGGCAACTGA